A genomic stretch from Rhodomicrobium vannielii ATCC 17100 includes:
- a CDS encoding 3-hydroxyacyl-CoA dehydrogenase NAD-binding domain-containing protein, giving the protein MSSISYQVDADGIATLTIDQPGKSMNVISPEFTEELSEAIERAAADSSVKGIVITSGKSSFVAGADLIGMSGMIEHARNAPAAEALKVSSRLTEVLRRLETIGKPVATAINGTALGGGFEIALATHYRVAADDESIKIGQPEVQVGLLPGAGGTQRIPRLIGIMASAPLLLEGKHLSPQQAKSSGLIHDVVPAAELLAKAKAWLLSPQAKSVQPWDERGFKVPGGAGGMHPAAAQLFMAANAMTRDKTLGNYPAAQAILSAVYEGTQVPIDLGLKIEAKYFLSLLRGPVAPAMIRTLFVNKGRADKLVRRPQGVPKAKFKKIGMLGAGMMGAAIAYVAASNGIEVVLLDRDVEAAERGKGYARKLVEKAVSRRKTTEADGQGLLARIHATADYADLADVDYIIEAVFEDRAIKADVTKKVEAVIRPDVIFGSNTSTIPITSLAEASERPEKFIGIHFFSPAEKMPLVEIIRGKKTSDEALAVTLDFVQAIRKTPIVVNDGRGFFTSRFCMNYIGEGEIMLTEGIPAALVENAGKLAGMPVGPLALADETAIDLGWKIHKAAETDLGDAYTPSAAIGVMEAMYVKNGRAGRKNGKGFYEYPEGGPKTLWAGLADLFPVKPESEWPSIDDLKKRLLFAQALDAVRTMEDGVLTDPEDGDVGGIFGLGFAPYTGGPLSMLDGIGIANAVAECERLAARYGERFSPPKLLRDMAAEGRTFYPAAKAAA; this is encoded by the coding sequence ATGAGCAGCATCTCCTATCAAGTCGACGCGGACGGCATCGCCACGCTCACCATCGACCAGCCGGGCAAGTCGATGAACGTCATCAGCCCTGAATTCACCGAGGAACTCAGCGAGGCCATCGAGCGCGCCGCCGCCGATTCGAGCGTGAAGGGCATCGTCATCACCTCCGGCAAGTCGAGCTTCGTCGCAGGCGCGGACCTTATCGGCATGTCGGGCATGATCGAGCACGCGCGCAATGCTCCGGCCGCGGAGGCGCTGAAGGTCTCGTCGCGTCTCACCGAAGTGCTGCGCCGCCTCGAAACCATCGGCAAGCCGGTCGCGACCGCGATCAACGGCACGGCGCTCGGCGGCGGCTTCGAGATCGCGCTAGCCACGCATTACCGCGTCGCGGCGGATGACGAGTCCATCAAGATCGGCCAGCCCGAGGTGCAGGTCGGCCTGCTGCCGGGCGCGGGCGGCACGCAGCGCATTCCTCGCCTCATCGGCATCATGGCGTCCGCGCCGCTGCTGCTCGAAGGCAAGCACCTGTCTCCTCAGCAAGCGAAGTCGTCCGGTCTCATCCACGATGTCGTGCCCGCGGCTGAGCTTCTCGCAAAGGCGAAGGCGTGGCTTCTGTCCCCGCAGGCGAAATCAGTCCAGCCGTGGGACGAGCGCGGCTTCAAGGTGCCGGGCGGCGCGGGCGGCATGCATCCCGCTGCGGCGCAGCTTTTCATGGCCGCCAACGCCATGACGCGCGACAAGACGCTCGGCAATTATCCGGCCGCGCAGGCGATCCTCTCGGCGGTTTATGAAGGCACGCAGGTGCCGATCGACCTCGGCCTCAAGATCGAGGCGAAATATTTCCTCTCGCTGCTGCGCGGCCCCGTCGCGCCCGCGATGATCCGCACGCTGTTCGTCAACAAGGGCCGGGCGGACAAGCTCGTGCGCCGTCCGCAGGGCGTGCCGAAGGCGAAGTTCAAGAAGATCGGCATGCTGGGCGCAGGCATGATGGGCGCGGCCATCGCCTATGTCGCGGCGTCGAACGGTATCGAGGTGGTGCTTCTCGATCGCGACGTGGAAGCGGCCGAGCGGGGCAAGGGCTACGCGCGGAAGCTCGTGGAGAAGGCCGTTTCGCGCCGCAAGACGACGGAGGCGGACGGGCAGGGGTTGCTGGCTCGCATCCACGCCACGGCCGATTACGCCGACCTCGCTGATGTCGATTACATCATCGAGGCCGTTTTCGAGGATCGCGCCATCAAGGCCGACGTGACGAAAAAGGTCGAAGCCGTGATCCGGCCCGACGTGATCTTCGGCTCGAACACGTCCACCATCCCGATCACCAGCCTCGCGGAAGCGAGCGAGCGGCCTGAGAAGTTCATCGGCATCCACTTCTTTTCGCCCGCCGAGAAGATGCCGCTTGTCGAGATCATCCGCGGCAAGAAAACAAGCGACGAGGCGCTGGCGGTCACGCTGGACTTTGTGCAGGCGATCAGGAAGACGCCCATCGTCGTCAATGACGGGCGCGGCTTCTTCACCTCGCGCTTCTGCATGAACTACATCGGCGAGGGCGAGATCATGCTGACGGAAGGCATTCCGGCGGCGCTGGTCGAGAATGCGGGCAAGCTTGCGGGCATGCCGGTCGGGCCGCTCGCGCTCGCGGACGAGACGGCCATCGACCTCGGCTGGAAGATCCACAAGGCGGCCGAAACCGACCTCGGCGACGCCTATACGCCGAGCGCCGCCATCGGCGTGATGGAAGCCATGTACGTCAAGAACGGGCGCGCGGGCCGCAAGAATGGCAAGGGCTTCTACGAGTATCCCGAGGGCGGGCCGAAGACGCTTTGGGCGGGTCTCGCGGACCTTTTCCCGGTGAAGCCCGAAAGCGAGTGGCCGAGCATCGACGACCTCAAGAAGCGGCTCCTCTTCGCGCAGGCGCTCGACGCGGTGCGGACCATGGAAGACGGCGTGCTCACCGACCCGGAAGACGGCGATGTGGGCGGCATCTTCGGCCTCGGCTTCGCGCCCTACACCGGCGGGCCGCTGTCGATGCTCGACGGTATCGGCATCGCGAATGCCGTCGCGGAGTGCGAGCGGCTCGCCGCGAGATATGGCGAGCGGTTCTCGCCGCCGAAGCTGTTGCGCGACATGGCGGCGGAAGGGCGGACGTTCTACCCGGCGGCGAAGGCTGCTGCTTAG
- a CDS encoding acyl-CoA carboxylase subunit beta — MPPFASKIAPGSDAFRANAAAMLAKVEAFRAVERAVIAHSAKAADKFAARGQLLPRERVTRLLDPGTPFLELSTLAGLGMHDDDGEARAMGGGSVIGIGVVSGKRVLVSASDSAIKGGTVSPMGLRKALRAQEIALENKLPLIYLVESGGANLLYQAEMFVEGGRSFANQARLSAAGIPQIAVVHGSSTAGGAYLPGLSDYVILVRDRSKIFLAGPPLVKAAIGEDTTDEALGGTNLHASVTGLGEFVARDDAHAIQLARDLLAKLKWDRAPARAKAAPPKYDAEEILGLVPVSEREPYDVREIIARLVDGSDFLDFKRDYGAEIVCGFAAINGFEVGILGNNGAIQPDGSTKAAQFMQACDQTGTPLVFLQNTTGYMVGSAAERGGAIKHGSKMIQAVANARVPKFTILVGGSYGAGNYGMCGRGFDPRFIFSWPNARVAVMGGAQAAKVMEMITRAKFEKAGGVNEPVLKQMAQAIEAQLDRESTALYATARLWDDGIIDPCDTRAVLSLCLSLAAEADARKLHPNAFGVARL, encoded by the coding sequence ATGCCGCCTTTTGCCTCGAAGATCGCGCCCGGCTCAGATGCCTTCAGGGCGAACGCGGCGGCGATGCTGGCGAAGGTGGAGGCGTTTCGCGCCGTTGAACGCGCCGTCATCGCCCATTCCGCGAAGGCCGCGGACAAGTTCGCCGCGCGCGGTCAGCTTCTGCCGCGAGAGCGCGTCACGCGCCTTCTCGACCCCGGCACGCCGTTCCTCGAACTGTCGACGCTCGCGGGTCTCGGCATGCATGACGACGACGGCGAGGCGCGTGCGATGGGTGGCGGCAGCGTCATCGGCATTGGCGTCGTGTCGGGCAAGCGCGTGCTGGTGTCGGCGAGCGACTCGGCGATCAAGGGCGGCACCGTTTCGCCCATGGGGCTGCGGAAGGCGCTGCGTGCGCAGGAGATCGCGCTCGAAAACAAGCTCCCGTTGATCTACCTCGTCGAGTCGGGCGGCGCGAACCTCCTCTATCAGGCCGAGATGTTCGTTGAGGGTGGGCGCAGCTTCGCCAATCAGGCGCGGCTTTCGGCGGCGGGCATTCCGCAAATCGCGGTCGTGCATGGCTCTTCGACGGCGGGTGGCGCCTATCTGCCGGGCCTCTCCGATTACGTGATCCTCGTGCGGGACCGCAGCAAGATATTCCTCGCCGGGCCGCCGCTGGTGAAGGCCGCCATCGGCGAAGACACCACGGACGAAGCGCTCGGCGGCACGAACCTGCATGCGAGCGTGACGGGCCTCGGCGAGTTCGTGGCGCGCGACGACGCTCACGCCATCCAGCTTGCGCGCGATCTTCTGGCGAAGCTCAAATGGGACCGCGCCCCCGCCCGCGCGAAGGCCGCCCCGCCGAAATACGATGCCGAAGAAATCCTCGGGCTGGTGCCCGTCTCCGAGCGCGAGCCTTACGACGTGCGCGAGATCATCGCGCGGCTCGTCGACGGCTCCGACTTCCTCGACTTCAAGCGCGACTACGGCGCGGAGATCGTCTGCGGCTTTGCGGCGATCAACGGCTTCGAGGTCGGCATCCTCGGCAACAACGGCGCGATCCAACCGGACGGCTCGACCAAGGCCGCGCAATTCATGCAAGCGTGCGACCAGACCGGCACGCCGCTCGTCTTTCTGCAAAACACGACGGGCTACATGGTCGGCAGCGCCGCCGAGCGCGGCGGCGCGATCAAGCACGGCTCGAAGATGATCCAGGCGGTGGCGAACGCGCGCGTGCCGAAATTCACGATCCTCGTCGGCGGCTCCTACGGCGCGGGCAATTACGGCATGTGCGGGCGCGGCTTCGATCCGCGCTTCATCTTTTCGTGGCCGAACGCGCGCGTTGCGGTGATGGGCGGAGCGCAGGCGGCGAAGGTGATGGAGATGATTACGCGCGCGAAGTTCGAGAAGGCGGGCGGCGTGAACGAGCCGGTGCTGAAGCAGATGGCGCAGGCGATCGAGGCCCAACTCGACCGCGAATCGACCGCGCTTTATGCGACCGCGCGCCTGTGGGACGACGGGATCATCGATCCCTGCGACACGCGCGCCGTGCTTTCGCTGTGCCTCTCGCTCGCCGCCGAAGCCGACGCGCGCAAGCTTCACCCGAACGCCTTCGGGGTTGCGCGGCTTTAA
- a CDS encoding MerR family transcriptional regulator, translated as MTAVRQRAKADSSESEKLYGIAELAAELGITARAIRFYEAKELLAPVRANGGRVYTRRDRARLKLILRAKSIGFSLAEVQQFLELYGSRGEGRPLQVSFLADRSAAMIAELEQKQADIVKTLEELRDIHAQCLRFLAEDGTPCKTAGDGEAADAPHKKSRRTAG; from the coding sequence TTGACCGCCGTACGCCAGCGAGCCAAGGCCGATTCGTCCGAGTCCGAGAAGCTCTACGGCATCGCCGAGCTTGCGGCGGAACTCGGGATAACCGCGCGCGCCATTCGCTTTTACGAAGCGAAGGAACTGCTCGCTCCCGTGCGTGCGAATGGCGGTCGCGTTTACACGAGGCGGGATCGCGCCCGGCTGAAGCTCATCCTGCGCGCGAAGTCCATCGGCTTCTCGCTCGCGGAGGTGCAGCAGTTTCTCGAACTCTACGGAAGCCGGGGCGAGGGGCGTCCGCTGCAGGTGTCGTTCCTCGCCGACCGCTCGGCCGCGATGATCGCGGAACTGGAGCAAAAGCAGGCGGATATCGTCAAGACGCTCGAAGAGCTTCGCGATATTCACGCGCAGTGTCTGCGCTTTCTCGCCGAAGATGGCACGCCCTGCAAGACTGCGGGCGATGGCGAGGCCGCCGACGCGCCGCATAAAAAGAGCCGCCGCACCGCCGGGTGA
- a CDS encoding DUF6680 family protein, with translation MTVTDILLVCVTLLSPLIAVQVQKWIERSTERNRSRQQLFKTLMATRATRLATEHIQALNMISLEFGARPKVSNVIAKWRLYADHLNPPAPDTSQAWQAKADDLFLDLLESMSKSLGYDFDKVEIRRGIYYPNGQLKNDLDREIFNTEILKIVKGEKPLPISISATQEAHEQQKIIQERMAQCFSEDGAIKIHMDLHRKQDAKR, from the coding sequence ATGACGGTGACGGACATCCTTCTTGTTTGTGTTACTCTTCTTAGTCCGCTTATCGCAGTTCAAGTGCAGAAGTGGATTGAACGTTCCACAGAGAGAAACAGAAGTAGGCAACAACTATTCAAAACACTGATGGCCACCCGAGCTACGAGGCTCGCCACGGAACACATTCAAGCTCTAAATATGATCAGTTTGGAATTTGGCGCTCGTCCAAAAGTATCTAATGTGATCGCAAAGTGGCGACTATACGCTGATCATTTGAATCCACCAGCGCCGGACACTTCTCAAGCGTGGCAAGCAAAAGCGGACGATCTTTTTCTAGATCTATTGGAGTCTATGAGTAAATCACTAGGCTATGATTTTGATAAAGTCGAAATAAGACGTGGCATCTATTATCCAAATGGCCAATTAAAGAATGATCTTGATAGAGAAATATTCAACACCGAGATTCTCAAAATTGTGAAGGGTGAGAAACCTCTCCCAATCTCAATCTCAGCTACTCAAGAGGCGCACGAGCAGCAGAAAATCATTCAAGAACGAATGGCACAATGCTTTTCCGAGGACGGTGCGATAAAAATTCATATGGATTTGCATCGCAAACAGGATGCAAAGCGATAA
- a CDS encoding acetyl-CoA C-acetyltransferase codes for MVDAYVFDAVRTPRGKGKKDGALHEVTPVKLAAQMLDAVQERNPGLDTRDVEDVILGCVSPVGEQGADIARSASLISGFDESVPGVQVNRFCASGLEAINMAAAKVMSGQSPFIVGGGVESMSRVPMASDGGAWPIDPAVAFSTYFVPQGISADLIATKWGYSRDDLDAYSVESHKRATQSWAEGRFAKSIVPVKDILGITLLDKDEMIRPDASMQSLGALKPSFADMGKNYGFDGVALQKYPEIERIDHVHTPGNSSGIVDGAAVALIGSKEAGEKAGIKPRARIRSFASIGSEPTIMLTGPSFAAERALAKAGMTKADIDLWELNEAFASVVLRFRDLLDIADDKLNVNGGAIAMGHPLGATGAMVLGTLLDEMERRGAATGLVTLCIGAGMGTATILELV; via the coding sequence ATGGTCGATGCCTATGTTTTCGACGCCGTGCGCACCCCGCGCGGCAAGGGCAAGAAAGACGGCGCACTGCATGAGGTGACGCCCGTCAAGCTTGCCGCGCAGATGCTCGACGCCGTGCAGGAGCGCAATCCCGGCCTCGACACGAGGGATGTGGAAGACGTGATCCTCGGCTGCGTCTCGCCGGTCGGCGAGCAGGGCGCGGACATCGCGCGCTCCGCCTCGCTGATCTCGGGCTTCGACGAAAGCGTGCCCGGCGTGCAGGTGAACCGCTTCTGTGCATCCGGCCTCGAAGCGATCAACATGGCGGCGGCGAAGGTCATGTCGGGCCAGTCGCCCTTCATCGTCGGCGGGGGCGTGGAAAGCATGAGCCGCGTGCCCATGGCGTCCGACGGCGGCGCGTGGCCCATCGATCCGGCGGTTGCGTTCTCCACCTACTTCGTGCCGCAGGGCATCAGCGCCGACCTCATCGCGACGAAGTGGGGCTACAGCCGCGACGATTTGGACGCCTACTCGGTCGAGAGCCACAAGCGCGCGACGCAATCCTGGGCGGAAGGCCGGTTCGCGAAGTCCATCGTGCCGGTGAAGGACATCCTTGGCATCACGCTCCTCGACAAGGATGAGATGATCCGCCCCGACGCGTCCATGCAGTCGCTGGGCGCGCTGAAGCCGTCCTTCGCGGACATGGGCAAAAACTACGGCTTTGACGGCGTGGCGCTCCAGAAATACCCCGAAATCGAGCGCATCGACCACGTGCATACGCCCGGCAACTCGTCCGGCATCGTGGACGGCGCGGCCGTAGCGCTCATCGGATCGAAAGAGGCGGGCGAAAAGGCGGGCATCAAGCCCCGCGCGCGCATCCGCAGCTTCGCGTCCATCGGCTCGGAACCGACCATCATGCTCACGGGGCCGAGCTTCGCCGCCGAGCGCGCGCTGGCGAAGGCTGGCATGACGAAGGCCGACATCGACCTTTGGGAACTCAATGAGGCGTTCGCGTCGGTGGTGCTTCGCTTTCGCGACTTGCTCGACATCGCCGACGACAAGCTCAACGTGAACGGCGGCGCCATCGCGATGGGCCATCCGCTCGGCGCGACCGGTGCCATGGTGCTCGGCACGCTCCTCGACGAGATGGAGCGGCGCGGCGCGGCCACGGGCCTTGTCACGCTGTGCATCGGCGCGGGCATGGGCACCGCCACCATCCTCGAACTCGTTTAA
- a CDS encoding SCP2 sterol-binding domain-containing protein, with translation MMDLNEVADALTKRVGSKSPLGGSVKFDLGEAGCLYIDGTGAANTVAVDKNDPAKCTISMSAGDFSDLIHGRLQPTSAFMQGKMRVDGDMGLAMKLGQIV, from the coding sequence ATGATGGATCTCAACGAAGTGGCCGACGCCCTGACGAAGCGCGTGGGAAGCAAGTCTCCCCTCGGCGGCAGCGTAAAATTCGACCTCGGCGAAGCGGGCTGTCTCTACATCGACGGCACAGGCGCGGCCAACACGGTCGCGGTCGACAAGAACGACCCGGCGAAATGCACCATCAGCATGAGCGCGGGCGACTTCTCCGACCTGATCCACGGTCGCCTTCAGCCGACGTCCGCCTTCATGCAGGGCAAGATGCGCGTCGATGGCGACATGGGCCTCGCCATGAAGCTGGGGCAGATCGTCTGA
- a CDS encoding SDR family oxidoreductase, which produces MSEAGSYRSIFRPGLFAGQVHIVTGGGTGIGRCTAHELASLGATVVLVGRKEDRLAATAAEIAEDGGTASHAVCDIRDEDAVRTLVSGIVARHGRIHGLVNNAGRQFPAPLMAIPKKGFDAVVATNLTGGFLMMREVFTQSMRAHGGAIVNMAADMWNGMPGMGHSGAARAGMVNLTKTAAFEWGFAGVRVNAVAPGWIASSGMDRYEGPVKALIPKLKDHVPLRRLGTEAEVSAAICFLLSEGAAFINGTTIQIDGGAPLGNPLFDMGTSPPSPEFNGFHRAAKPKVLDSKDES; this is translated from the coding sequence ATGAGCGAGGCAGGCAGCTACCGCAGCATCTTCCGGCCCGGCCTGTTCGCCGGACAGGTGCACATCGTCACCGGCGGCGGCACCGGGATCGGGCGTTGCACCGCGCATGAACTGGCGAGCCTCGGCGCAACCGTGGTGCTTGTCGGCCGCAAGGAAGACCGCCTCGCCGCCACCGCCGCCGAGATCGCGGAAGACGGCGGCACAGCCTCGCACGCCGTCTGCGACATCCGCGACGAGGACGCCGTGAGGACGCTCGTCTCCGGCATCGTCGCGCGACACGGACGCATCCACGGGCTCGTCAATAACGCGGGCAGACAGTTCCCCGCGCCGCTCATGGCGATCCCGAAAAAGGGCTTCGACGCCGTTGTCGCGACAAACCTCACCGGCGGCTTTCTCATGATGCGCGAGGTGTTCACGCAATCGATGCGCGCGCACGGCGGCGCAATCGTGAACATGGCCGCAGACATGTGGAACGGAATGCCCGGCATGGGCCACTCAGGCGCGGCACGGGCGGGTATGGTGAACCTCACCAAGACGGCGGCGTTTGAGTGGGGCTTTGCCGGTGTGCGCGTAAATGCGGTCGCGCCCGGCTGGATCGCGTCGTCGGGCATGGACCGCTACGAAGGGCCGGTGAAGGCGCTCATACCAAAGCTCAAGGATCACGTGCCGCTGCGCCGTCTCGGCACCGAGGCGGAGGTGTCCGCGGCGATCTGCTTCCTGCTGTCGGAGGGCGCGGCGTTCATTAACGGCACCACGATCCAGATCGATGGCGGCGCGCCGCTCGGCAATCCGCTGTTCGACATGGGAACAAGTCCGCCCTCCCCCGAATTCAACGGCTTTCACCGCGCCGCGAAGCCGAAGGTGCTCGACTCGAAGGACGAAAGCTGA
- a CDS encoding amino acid ABC transporter substrate-binding protein, protein MSVRAQDAGAAPDAAKEPGSVAAQAQAPETPPAKAENPGSLAVATAEGGVLGKIKAAGAITLGYREAAAPFSYAADQNAAGFAVDLCGLVADKVKEKLALPELKVVWRATTDADRAALASKRDIDIDCAATPDKATLDDAAEFSAPVYASELRFVVPSKLRPEAEGFRRRRADFKTPAAIDDLKGKTVVLLQGSPGLPYVLGQSVERYLGISVAYAKTPAEAFKLVETGAAAAYLDDDAVLIGLKAGAKSPDAFLLLGTGKPGADYALVLPKDEPLKDLADAAIRDAVKSGEYEKLYAKWFENPIPPKNVTLAYPMTERLRQFVKDPAAATE, encoded by the coding sequence ATGAGCGTAAGGGCCCAGGACGCCGGAGCCGCCCCTGATGCCGCCAAAGAACCTGGTTCCGTCGCGGCCCAGGCCCAAGCTCCCGAAACGCCTCCCGCCAAGGCCGAAAACCCCGGATCGCTCGCCGTCGCCACCGCCGAAGGGGGCGTTCTCGGAAAGATCAAGGCGGCTGGCGCGATCACGCTCGGCTACCGCGAGGCGGCCGCGCCTTTTTCATACGCGGCGGACCAGAACGCCGCCGGCTTCGCCGTCGATTTGTGCGGCCTTGTCGCCGACAAGGTGAAGGAAAAGCTCGCGCTTCCCGAACTGAAAGTCGTATGGCGCGCGACAACCGACGCGGATCGCGCCGCGCTCGCCTCGAAACGCGACATCGACATCGACTGCGCGGCCACGCCCGACAAAGCCACCCTTGACGACGCGGCGGAGTTTTCGGCACCCGTGTACGCGTCCGAACTCCGCTTTGTCGTGCCCTCGAAGCTGCGCCCCGAGGCGGAGGGCTTCCGCCGCCGCCGCGCCGACTTCAAGACGCCCGCCGCCATCGATGACCTGAAAGGCAAAACCGTCGTGCTGCTGCAAGGTTCGCCCGGCCTGCCCTATGTGCTGGGCCAGAGCGTCGAGCGCTATCTCGGCATCTCCGTCGCGTACGCGAAGACCCCCGCCGAGGCGTTCAAGCTGGTCGAGACGGGCGCGGCGGCCGCCTATCTCGATGATGACGCGGTACTCATCGGCCTGAAGGCGGGAGCTAAGTCGCCGGATGCCTTCCTGCTTCTCGGCACCGGGAAGCCGGGCGCCGATTACGCGCTTGTCCTGCCGAAGGATGAGCCGCTGAAGGATCTCGCCGACGCAGCCATCCGCGACGCGGTGAAGTCCGGCGAATATGAGAAGCTTTACGCGAAGTGGTTCGAGAACCCGATTCCGCCGAAGAACGTCACCCTCGCCTATCCCATGACCGAGCGGCTGAGGCAGTTCGTGAAAGACCCGGCGGCAGCGACGGAATAG